One Mya arenaria isolate MELC-2E11 chromosome 5, ASM2691426v1 genomic window carries:
- the LOC128235322 gene encoding uncharacterized protein LOC128235322: MLVITYNNSFDEVNSDDDFDKIEVLSSQIETVDEFFLVPIANLSEREVEMLDRKELERKRIVRAVALVSGILFLVSVALVTVSLFMAKDIDEMVRNSNEMLKKHNDRMAETYSDVTTDVNTTFNV; this comes from the exons ATGCTTGTAATAACCTACAATAACAGTTTTGATGAAGTCAATAGTGACGatgattttgacaaaattgaAGTACTATCATCACAAATTGAAACCGTCGACGAGTTTTTTCTTGTCCCCATAGCTAACTTGAGTGAAAGGGAAGTTGAGATGCTAGACCGGAAGGAGCTCGAGAGGAAGCGGATCGTCCGGGCGGTTGCGCTTGTGTCAGGCATCCTCTTCCTGGTTAGCGTTGCTTTGGTTACGGTGTCCCTCTTCATGGCCAAAGATATTGACGAAATGG ttcGCAACTCCAACGAAATGTTGAAGAAACACAACGACCGGATGGCCGAGACGTATAGTGACGTCACGACTGATGTCAATACAACCTTTAACGTTTGA